In the Astatotilapia calliptera chromosome 5, fAstCal1.2, whole genome shotgun sequence genome, one interval contains:
- the arl6ip5a gene encoding ADP-ribosylation factor-like 6 interacting protein 5a gives MARVEVAPLRPWTDFFPGSNRFAKPDKDFTKWNNRVVSNLLYYQTNYLSLVTSVFLLVGILKPLETLIAIVVVSVVFVVSVWVGENGAAINNFKKQKPSAFIILIMVTSCILISMLGSILVFMWAITLPLTLIFAHASCRKRNMQNKLENKMDGFGLKKTFMGILLDSLGQQEETIQKINNFLN, from the exons ATGGCTAGGGTGGAGGTGGCACCGCTCCGACCGTGGACCGACTTCTTTCCGGGCTCAAATAGATTCGCAAAACCAGACAAAGATTTTACGAAATGGAACAACAGAGTCGTCAGCAACCTGCTTTATTATCAAACTAATTATCTGTCTTTGGTCACCTCCGTTTTCCTCCTCGTCGG GATCCTGAAACCTCTGGAGACGCTCATAGCCATAGTCGTGGTGTCGGTCGTGTTCGTGGTTTCGGTGTGGGTGGGGGAGAACGGAGCTGCGATCAACAACTTTAAGAAGCAGAAACCTTCAGCGTTCATCATTTTGATCATGGTTACCAGCTGCATATTGATTTCCATGCTGGGGAGCATCTTGGTATTCATGTGGGCCATCACTTTACCCCTGACTT taatATTTGCACATGCTTCATGTCGCAAACGCAATATGCAGAATAAGCTGGAGAACAAGATGGATGGATTTGGACTGAAGAAGACGTTTATGGGCATTCTGCTGGATTCTCTGGGTCAGCAGGAGGAAACCATTCAAAAGATAAACAACTTTCTGAATTAA